The DNA region ATATTCACAGCACTCTAATTATAGGTTATTTAATTGGTTAATCACATTACATTAAGTAAAAAGATGTATAATTATGATTATCAAATATATACTAATGAAATTATTAGAACTagatattaaaataatcattaaatattaataaataataataataataatacagaaacAAAAGCAGATAGTGAACATAAAACACTAATAAAAGATTAGGCTATATATTCCATTATTGTTAAAAAGATTCTTTAAAAACTCTCAAACTGTCAAGATTTGAACAACAAAAATTTTTAGTAAATTATGTGATTGTGTAAATAAAGTGGACCTAGAAAACCTAAAGTGAATATTTACCCTTCGGTCAGAAGTGGAGCAAATGCAAGTGCTTGTTCCAGTGATGAAATCCTTTACCGATGTTCATTCTCGCCTTGCTTTGGTTCCCTCACCATCTGGTGTCTTTACTTACATTTGTCTTTGTATTCTTTAAGACGCTTGGCTGTATAAGCAGTTGTTGGCAGATGAGAAATTGTCAACATTCTCTGCCAAAACTTGTAAAAGCCGCTCCAAGTTCATATACACTGCCAGCTTCCGGTTACCCAAATATGGACTCACTGTGAACGCGCCAAATTACTGGCTGGTAGAAAGTGCTTCAAAAGTGTTCTGATGGACCCTTTTCACACGACTATgatgatgtgtaaaaaaaattaaaaaaagacactTTCACTTTTTCTAATGCAGCGTCTATGGGAGGACAAGATGGCAACGGACGGCTCCGCCCTCTTTGAGCTTCAAAATCCCTTTTCAGAAAACTACGGgggacgtcacggacactacgtccatgtttttaaaCAGTCTATGTGAGAAACCaggaaatgtgaaaagggtccattaaCGGCTAAACAATCTGACCGCAGCCCTTTTATATCTTACTGCACTTTAGCGGGGAGGTTGGGTTTAGCAGTAACCTACAGTAGGAAGTAGGAGTGCGTGATAAATATCatccgataattaatgcgcatctcgtcagtaaagccggttctctaatcagcgtgatttcacatagagcagctgttactacacagagacattgttaactgacaagctgcgcaaatcaacgctgataatgaacgtggatttgcgcagcttctcagttaacaatggctctgtgtagtaacagctgctatatgtgaaatcacgcaccagatggaatttaccgctgattagagaaccggctttactgacgagatgcgcattaattatcggaagatatttatcgtgcacccctagtaGGAAgcaaaatacaacaaatacaatTAGCTTAGCAGAAATGAGGCCCATTTGTGAGAGATCATGTTtaaaggccctgtcccaaatacaggggcgtagcaagcttttcaaaagtatgggggatggatgtggtttgtttataaacaataaaaacgatGAATACAATGACAGAGGGGTACAAaatgcagggcttaaagttctccggcaccgtgccggatttccggcttgcagcgtttggctgggaaaaaaaaaaatcctacatttaaaaaaaaaaatcagaaaaggggagaaaaaaaaccgcccacacaaagctttttctctggtggtataaataatgtaacaatttactgtttttaaacattaaaataatatacacttttctttcataGTTCTTCAACAGGTATGCAAACAATGTCATCATTTCTCCCTTTTTCTCCTCAACAGGTAACGttacaatcaaacacaacaggtaagtatccacaaaagtattcagctaatcaacaaacaatgctcaaaatatcaaaatcagttgcACTGGCAATGAACCCCTAAATACACTGCTTAACAATGGCAGTTTGTCCCCCCTCCTTGTCAATTCCCTGCCTTCTTCATCACAGTTATGTTATACATTGCATGCCACATAACGTTACATAACCGAATTTAGCTAGCTGCTGAACAATATCCCAATAATATCAAttagcattagtctaaaaaactaaatataataccGAAAACACTCGACATGTCAACAAAACGATAACAGAACATCTTCCCAAACACATATCATCGAAAGCATAAACACTCTTAAGTACCTGGAAAAGGGAGATGTAAATAACCATAAGTTCCCGCCTCCTCAGCACAAGCTGACCGATAACACCCCAAGAGAGGCGGGACTTAAGGCAGAACAGCCAATCATCAGCCGGTCACACTCAAAGTTGGTGTCATGtttgagagggagggggagaggagGCAGCCGCAGCGAGCGCAGACACAGAGCGGCAAGAGAAACGGAGGAGCGACTGTACAGTAGTAAGGCGTTTGTGCAAACCTGCggaaaaactgcagaaaacgtgCGGGTGTTGAACCCTCTCACCGGGAAAAGTGTGACGCCCCTGCCCAAATAaaacacttcatgtgcactttcTGTCTTGCAGACTTACAATGGCCGCTGCGTACGTGTGTCCGTTAAGTCCACGAGACCGTAGTGTGTCACATTCATTTTAGCATTCAAAAGTGTGCTCACAAGCGTCCCCTTTGCGGCTGCTATGCACCCTCGATCCACACTTCTGCCGGGCCTGCACGAGCTCCACAGCAGACTTCTACCCAACAGTCAAAGTGGCATTACATCACGAAAGTGCAGACTCAGAGGAAGACCGTGAGGGTTTAGAGTTTCATTTGGGACAGGACCTTTGTAGACTTCAGATGCTTCGGGCTCCTAGTAAGAAACTGATCATACACACTGAGATTACAGTGGCATCTCTGACATACAGATTAGATGTATGTTGTTTTTCAGCCAAATTATGTAAGGCTTTTTTGCAGGGGAAAAAATGGATGGAAAAAAGCCATACAGATTGGAATAGAGATTAGCCCATTTTTCACAGTATCATATATCTCTCACAGCATCTCTCTCATTGTAGCCTACATCTCGGCGTTCCACAAAATTGTCACAAATGTCGAAACAGAGAAAGATCCCACCAATGTCACTCTAAAGGTAAGCGATATAATTCCCATACTTTGGCCAAGATCTGGGAATGGACCattcaaataaacacattaaCAGGGCTCTTGGGGTCATGTCACCACATATGAGCACGTTTTACAGGGTTTATGAATGCTGTTTGCAAAGATGCCAGGcgaaaatttatttttatggcCCTAATAGCTACAAATATTTCTATTGTTCTTTTCAGTGAGATACTATTGTGCAAAGCACTGCCGTCTTggtcttttcagagtaatttttCATGCTCAAGTTTATGttctaaaataaaacatgaaatgtcTTAAActtgtgttaaccacagacctcACTTCAGGTGTTTAACTAAAAACCCATTCATAAAAACCATTGGCTTCAGGATGATCAAACCAAAAGTGCCAAAATGCTAATCTAGGTCCTGAATGCTAACCATGTCCTGACACAATGGAGATCAACACCATGATGAAAGTCTGGATTGGATTTTGATGGTGGCTTGGTGGATAAAAAGAGAGGAAATATAGATTTTATATGCAATATTTATGAAAGATTGCAAATTATTTCCTTGCAtccaaattagatttttttttcatggtatgCCTACAGTTTGACTCCTTGAACGGTCAAATCACCCTCTTCCAGACATCTTCACAAGAACATATACTTAGGCTTATATCAAAAGTAAAGAATGAATTCAGATAAAAATGCTGATTACTGTTATTATGTGATATGGATATTTTACAAGCTGACAGTTTCCCAAAGCATGAAAGCGTGAGTTTGCTCGCTCACCATTGAGTCGGTGACGATGCAGCACTGCCACCTGTAGGACATTTCATGTATTACATTATTCAGTGTAAAGACAGTAATGACACCAGTAGGTTTTTATGGTTTAAGATGTGTTCTCATTAAATAAACACGCAATCAATAGAACACACAGAAGGTCGTACATTTAAATATTGTGACTGTGAAATGATGTTTTCGGTCAATTCCAGTTTGAGATCATTTCAGGTAAATGaaaaaagacacttttttttatcacaggAAAACATGCCAAGGTCTACGTCACACAATCAACAGAACATAAATGACAAATTGAGTATATATGGCAAACATGATCACATGGAGGCAACTTGAATGTTAATAATAACGGCACTGCAAAATGATTAATAGTAAAAAAAGATACAGCTAAAGAAAGGACCTACTGTTGCCACAGCACTGTTCTCCTTCTCAATCAGGTTCCATGGCCAGCACTTCCCTGAAACTACAGTTCATTGTTCTACACTGTAGCATTCAGGTGAATTTTGGAGAGGTTTACCTGGTATTAACATTCATCTTGGTTAATTTAGTCACAAGTGGTCACCCACAAGAAAAGGTTGAGAACATTGTTGCTTCCAAATGAGCTCCAAATTTTAATCTCACCACAAATTTGACATTTTGAGGCATATTCATTTATGAACTGAACTTCAAAACTGTCACTGCGTTTCCATTAAGTCGTATGCATGTAATTACAGGacttttcaaatattttgatttggttattttcttttaaaggcaTAAATAATTGGATACGTTGTTTGAGACCATTGCTTTAGCACAAAGAATGACTGATAGGTGAGAAGGTGGTCCTTCGTGGTTTTAATTGTGTTTCTGTCTACCTAATTTGGTTTCAGTGATTCGATCACAgaatgttttggaccccatttacATCGAATTGTATTACTGTCTGCTTGTGAAGGGATCACCTGAAACTGCTGTTAACAACAGGAACGTCTGTGTCAGAGTTCATGTAGAGGTGACGGCTCTAATGCCAAAGTACAATCGAAGCTGCTCCAGAAAGATGAAAGTAAGTACAGTGTGAGGAATCAGACGGATTCCAGCTGGGACAAGGCCCTGCAGAGACAAAACAGATAGTTACTACCAGTTAACCACACACTCTTTATTGGCTTACAAAATGGTTTTCACCTTGTAGAAAGCTTTAGGTCCAAGTTTTCCAGTATCAGACAGACAATGAATCACCCCCTACCACAGAAATGATAGTGTCACAAAAGAATATAAACCACCCTTcaaatatttgcttttttttcttttttcttttttctctctctttttttaagattgagatttttattaatgtttgtgaaagaagtctcttctgctcaccaagtctgcatttatttgatcaaaaatgcagtaattatactgtaaaaacaattatactgtaaaatattattacaatttaaaatgactgttttccattttaattaaaaagctgacattactccagtcttcatcatcacatgatttttcagaaatcattctaatatactgatttggttctcaagaaacatttcttactgtttttaatgacaacagttatatatatttgtacagaataatatatttgtaaaaacatatttttcaggatactttgatgaacatAAATTTCAACAGAAAAGTAATTTCTAAATTATATTACTATTTTGTAACTTGATAAATAtctctgtcattttttttatcaaatcaatGATGATGCAATGTAAATGCAAGAAAGAATTTAAAATTCAAGCAGAATCATACCCTGTATTCTCCTTTTGAATTCATCAGTCTGGTTTTCACCACATCCATAGGCTGACAGAGAACAGTAGCACAACCCCCCTGTgaagaaaacatgaaaatgttaCTAAGAGAGCTGAACTACTAAGTAGAATCatcaacaaattattattaatatatatttttttaaagacatgccAAAAAAGGAATTATCTTAAAAAGTCACAGTAGCAAAAACAGCTTAGTGAGAGAGAAGGTGTAAATGGTCATGCAAATTAAAATCAAACTACTACATTACTACTGGACCGACATTATAAGTTGtctttacagaaaaataaaataaaaatgtaaccttTAAAGAAGGTTAGTTTATAATGCATTCCTGAGGAGGAGGAGGGCAACTCACCGCAATAAAGCTAGCAACAAAGTGAGTGAAAATGTTATCAGTCATCAAACCAGTTCCCAGAACCAGCTGCTTGGCCTGGTCATAACAGGACAGCTAGAAGAACCACAGAAGACTATGAGGAACTGAGACTATCCTGGTCATGGCAAACCGACAGACCACTCACAGCCTATTCTATGACTGTCTGCAAATGTGTGGCTAtaaaaaacaacagttttttGCTTACCTGCCCCACAGTGACCATGGCCCCTCTACTAGCTGCCATTGAGGCTCCAGAGAACAGCTTCTTTATTCCCTCTGTGAGAAAGCATAGCGGGTCTTAACACGGCAGCGTTTACAAACAGAGCTCTATGAATAATTCAAATAACCCCAACCCTTGTCTGTTCTCTCTTTCCTGATGGATGAGTAAGTAGCACAAGCCCACATTCTGTCATTACACATTTCCAGATTGCTGTGGGATGGTTTTAATCAGTGACTTTAAGTGCAGACATTGGCATGCACACCTCTTCAGCAACAAAACAATGCTGCACTTCATTCTATGTTGTTTTCTGACAGTATCTTTTCAGGCAGTTTTCTTATGGTCCTAAGCCAAAATGTGTCTCATTTTTtcataaacagattttttttattctcaccTTCTTTCCAGACACGCAACAATCCCTCAAGAGCATGTGCATAGCTGCAAAACACCATATGTTGTCATGACagattattttgttttagttagGTGTGTACTTCATATTTTTTGAGACTCACTTTCTTCTTAACTCAGGCGGCAACTTCACATCATTCTGCATTCTGTTATAAAGCACAGGGTAGAGGAAAAGGCACAACATTACTTGTGTTGGACAAGGAGAGGGTTAAAGCATGGATCTAATTGTGAGGtaaatttattaaatgaaaaacaaaatcaaaacactttGCAACTCAGGAGCACAGGATAAACCGAGGAGCAATGCAAACCCTGGCCGAGTCAACGGAGGAAATGACCAAGGCAGAGGAAA from Carassius carassius chromosome 1, fCarCar2.1, whole genome shotgun sequence includes:
- the slc25a10a gene encoding mitochondrial dicarboxylate carrier; translation: MTETRISRWYFGGIASCAAACCTHPLDLIKVHLQTQQEVKMRMTGMAMQVVRSDGVLALYNGLSASLCRQMTYSMTRFAIYETVRDKISSQNQGPMPFYQKILLSAFGGLTGGFIGTPADMVNVRMQNDVKLPPELRRNYAHALEGLLRVWKEEGIKKLFSGASMAASRGAMVTVGQLSCYDQAKQLVLGTGLMTDNIFTHFVASFIAGGCATVLCQPMDVVKTRLMNSKGEYRGVIHCLSDTGKLGPKAFYKGLVPAGIRLIPHTVLTFIFLEQLRLYFGIRAVTST